A single Oncorhynchus keta strain PuntledgeMale-10-30-2019 unplaced genomic scaffold, Oket_V2 Un_contig_37_pilon_pilon, whole genome shotgun sequence DNA region contains:
- the LOC118381006 gene encoding granule associated Rac and RHOG effector protein 1-like isoform X2 translates to MQVHFQFLSQALQKVQPVAQSCLAEALAQVQERRSNVLSQSSCPGPLTELEEASRSWKGAAEATGRLRERGRDGCLAGIQVQQLFCSNNPNIPDHHLKELNMKIDNALQAYKAALESMGHSEYALKAGFHLNPKSVEAALQGCCSEAEAQQAGRMQTISQPIQCELPTIPVQIGAHFLKGVSFNESAADNLKLKTHTMLQLIKEAVGQNGVTPRDDSPVTEVLNQVCPSSWRMACKTAVQLLFAQAGLVVVDTAQMENKEAYAPQIALEGSRVVVQVPSTWCLKEDPATMSLLQRSLDPEKTLGLVDVLYTAVFDINRWKECKEQALPTIQMQLQRESPDYGMQVDLPPGNGSKAYSGLPKTISKLTSKFTKKASSSSVSSGGGGSYSIPSTPSHSMLSSSSSEDKQFKSLGHAVDGRLQSILQLGNLSSNPDPTQPQNGSVCDDQGMNLPTDQEMQDVIDFLSGFNMGKSQQASPLVKRRNSVASANAAELKPPSGVTDRTPISQAVSHSSLQPPTQSMPQQQQQQQQQQPPPPQQPSQQALQYYQHLLQPIGQQQHAPPQLPSQQPPPQALPQQRMSSKWLSGSSQQQPPPQGPPPPAGLSPLGPIGQWGSPGLPDLSSDLYSLGLVSTYMDSVMSEMLGQKPQGPRNNTWPNRDQNEGVFGVLGDTLPFDPAVGSDPEFARYVAGVSQAMQQKRQVQQIRRPSNTRGNWPVSDEQHRTWSHPEYYSEAEAVNSSWSANQGDSASSSDETSSANGDSLFSMFSGPDLVAAVKQRRKHSCGEQEVCTLPSPPLHHLGDDNNQESKTKTWPPKAPWQHSAHTQHNTMPNPSSSLYQMNIPSSQWSDSMQMLQSPVWSTASDCPPSTGISSGFSHYTQQQQQQQHKPISKGFKSFPIKHEHRPSYLNQY, encoded by the exons GCCACAGGACGTCTGAGGGAGAGGGGACGTGACGGCTGCCTGGCAGGCATCCAGGTCCAGCAGCTCTTCTGCTCCAACAACCCCAACATCCCTGATCACCATCTGAAGGAGCTCAACATGAAGATCGACAATGCCTTACAG GCTTATAAAGCAGCACTAGAAAGTATGGGCCACAGTGAATATGCACTGAAGGCTGGCTTTCACCTCAATCCCAAATCTGTGGAGGCAGCTTTACAG GGTTGCTGCAGTGAGGCAGAGGCCCAGCAGGCTGGCAGGATGCAGACCATCTCCCAGCCCATTCAGTGTGAGCTGCCCACCATCCCTGTGCAGATTGGTGCCCACTTCCTCAAAGGAGTGTCCTTCAACGAGTCGGCGGCTGACAACCTCAAACTGAAAACG CACACCATGTTGCAGCTCATTAAAGAGGCAGTGGGGCAGAACGGAGTGACTCCCCGGGACGACTCCCCCGTCACTGAGGTCCTCAACCAGGTCTGCCCTTCCAGCTGGAGAATGGCCTGCAAGACCGCCGTCCAGTTACTGTTCGCTCAGGCGGGACTG GTGGTTGTTGACACTGCTCAGATGGAGAACAAGGAAGCCTATGCTCCACAGATTGCTCTGGAGGGCTCCAGAGTTGTGGTACAAGTACCCTCCACATG GTGCCTGAAAGAGGACCCAGCCACCATGTCTCTGTTGCAGCGGAGTCTGGACCCAGAGAAGACCCTCGGCCTTGTGGATGTGCTATATACTGCCGTCTTTGACATCAATAGGTGGAAGGAGTGCAA AGAACAGGCCTTGCCCACCATTCAGATGCAGTTACAGCGGGAGAGCCCTGACTACGGGATGCAGGTAGACCTGCCTCCTGGAAATGGCTCCAAAGCCTACAGTGGCCTGCCCAAAACTATCTCCAAGCTAACTTCCAAATTCACAAAGAAGGCCTCTTCCAGCTCTGTGTCCAGTGGTGGTGGGGGCAGCTACTCCATTCCCAGCACCCCGTCCCATAGCATGCTCTCTAGCAGCAGCTCTGAAGACAAGCAGTTCAAGAGCCTGGGCCACGCAGTAGACGGGAGACTGCAGAGCATCTTACAGCTGGGCAACCTGTCCAGCAACCCAGACCCCACCCAGCCCCAGAACGGTTCAGTGTGTGACGACCAGGGCATGAACCTCCCCACGGACCAGGAGATGCAGGACGTCATTGACTTTCTCTCAGGTTTCAACATGGGCAAGTCCCAGCAAGCCTCCCCACTGGTCAAAAGGAGGAACTCTGTAGCGTCTGCCAACGCCGCCGAGCTGAAGCCCCCGAGCGGAGTCACCGACCGAACCCCCATCTCCCAAGCGGTCTCCCACAGTTCACTGCAGCCCCCTACCCAGAGTATGccgcagcaacaacaacaacaacagcagcagcagccaccaccaccacagcagcccTCCCAGCAGGCACTGCAGTACTACCAACACCTCCTCCAACCTATTGGTCAGCAGCAGCATGCTCCACCTCAGCTGCCCTCCCAACAGCCTCCACCCCAGGCTCTTCCCCAGCAGAGAATGTCAAGCAAGTGGCTGAGTGGTTCCAGCCAGCAGCAGCCTCCTCCCCAGGGCCCCCCTCCCCCAGCAGGGCTCTCCCCCCTTGGGCCCATTGGCCAGTGGGGCTCACCTGGCCTCCCAGACCTGAGCTCGGACCTGTACAGCCTGGGGCTGGTCAGCACCTACATGGACAGTGTCATGTCTGAGATGCTGGGGCAGAAGCCACAAGGTCCTCGCAACAACACCTGGCCTAACAGGGACCAGAACGAGGGAGTGTTTGGGGTGCTGGGAGACACTTTGCCCTTTGACCCTGCAG TTGGCTCTGACCCCGAGTTTGCGCGTTACGTTGCCGGAGTCAGCCAGGCCATGCAGCAGAAACGGCAGGTGCAGCAAATCCGTCGACCCAGCAACACCCGCGGCAACTGGCCCGTCTCTGATGAGCAGCACAGGACCTGGTCCCACCCAGAGTACTACAGCGAGGC GGAGGCGGTCAACAGCAGCTGGTCAGCCAATCAGGGAGACTCTGCCAGCTCCAGTGATGAGACGTCCTCAGCCAATGGGGACAGCTTATTCTCCATGTTCTCTGGACCTGATCTTGTTGCTGCCGTCAAACAAAGAAG AAAACACAGCTGTGGTGAGCAGGAGGTGTgtacccttccctctcctcccctccatcactTGGGAGATGATAATAACCAG GAAAGCAAAACTAAAACTTGGCCTCCAAAGGCCCCATGGCAGCACTCTGCTCACACTCAACACAACACCATGCCCAATCCAAGCTCTTCCCTGTACCAGATGAACATCCCTTCCAGCCAATGGAGTGATTCCATGCAGATGTTACAGTCTCCGGTGTGGTCCACTGCCAGTGACTGCCCTCCCTCCACCGGGATCTCCTCTGGCTTCTCTCACTAcacccagcagcagcagcaacagcagcacaaACCCATCAGCAAGGGCTTTAAATCCTTCCCCATCAAACATGAGCACAGGCCCTCTTACCTTAACCAGTACTGA